A genomic window from Brassica oleracea var. oleracea cultivar TO1000 chromosome C8, BOL, whole genome shotgun sequence includes:
- the LOC106310098 gene encoding scarecrow-like protein 31: protein MESNFSGMVNGYEYYYDVSYLPNQTPNLGFGVPSSNDFDLRLDRVQPSIWVPSTQQDQDQDQDQDSPPPGADEMDSENTLLKYVNQLLMEEETLAESQSMSYDSLALRQTEEMLQQVITDSQTQSPYITPPYSINSSSSSSSSSGGGEYLNSNSDSCVRFKTRTNSAEVLSFQGPNMLRRFGQPANESMFGDANSVMQFRRGLEEASKFLPNTDQWIFNQERERNEKGYMSRVRKHHHQLDEDDDEARRSKQSAANVDDGKLTEMFDKVLLLDNQLDPQINDNVSSKAPASNKERDQSVDFRTLLILCAQSITLGDMITSHDLLRQIRNQSSPLGDASQRLAHFFANALEARLQGSSGGVIQSYYDAVSSKKRTATQILKSYKTFLSASPFMTLMYLYSNKMILDAAKDASVLHVIDFGILYGFQWPMFIQRISESKNGPRKLRITGVELPQNGFRPTEKLEDTGRRLREYCKRFGVPFEYNAIASKNWETIRLEEFKIRPNEVLAVNAVLRFKNLRDVTPGEEDCPREGFLKLIRDMKPDVFVNSTVNGSFNASFFTTRFKEALFHYTAVFDMFGSTLSRENPERMHFEEVFYGREVMNVIACEGVDRVERPETYKQWQVRMMRAGFKQKPVEAELVESFRVKMKKWGYHKDFVLDEDSNWFLQGWKGRILYSSSCWVPS, encoded by the coding sequence ATGGAATCGAACTTCTCTGGAATGGTCAACGGTTACGAGTATTATTATGATGTGAGTTACTTACCAAACCAGACTCCTAATCTGGGATTTGGCGTTCCTTCCTCCAACGACTTCGATCTTCGCTTGGATCGTGTTCAACCTTCTATTTGGGTTCCATCAACACAACAAGATCAAGATCAAGATCAAGATCAAGACTCTCCTCCTCCAGGTGCTGATGAGATGGATTCAGAAAACACTCTTTTAAAATACGTAAACCAGCTCCTCATGGAAGAAGAGACTCTCGCTGAGAGCCAGTCTATGTCCTACGACTCTTTAGCTCTACGCCAAACCGAAGAGATGTTGCAGCAAGTCATCACCGACTCGCAAACTCAATCTCCTTATATTACTCCTCCCTATTCTATTAATAGTAGTAGTAGTAGTAGTAGTAGCAGCGGTGGTGGGGAGTATTTGAACAGTAATAGCGATTCTTGTGTCCGGTTCAAGACAAGAACTAACTCTGCTGAGGTTTTGTCGTTTCAAGGACCAAACATGTTGCGTAGATTCGGACAACCAGCGAATGAGAGTATGTTTGGTGATGCAAATTCAGTTATGCAATTTAGGAGAGGGCTAGAGGAAGCTAGCAAGTTTCTTCCTAACACCGATCAATGGATCTTTAACCAAGAGCGTGAGAGGAACGAAAAAGGTTATATGTCGAGAGTTAGGAAGCATCATCACCAGCTTGACGAAGACGATGATGAAGCTAGGAGGAGTAAGCAGTCTGCAGCGAATGTAGATGATGGTAAACTAACAGAGATGTTTGATAAGGTTTTGCTTCTTGATAACCAATTGGATCCACAGATTAATGATAACGTCTCAAGCAAGGCACCAGCTAGTAACAAAGAAAGAGACCAATCTGTTGATTTCCGCACGCTTCTTATTCTATGCGCACAATCCATCACCTTAGGGGATATGATCACATCTCATGATTTGCTGAGGCAGATAAGGAACCAGTCTTCGCCTCTCGGCGATGCCTCTCAGAGACTAGCTCATTTCTTCGCCAATGCACTCGAGGCGCGTCTCCAAGGAAGCAGCGGGGGTGTGATCCAGAGTTACTACGATGCCGTGAGCTCCAAGAAACGAACAGCTACGCAGATTCTCAAGTCTTACAAAACCTTCTTGTCCGCTTCTCCCTTCATGACCTTGATGTATCTCTACTCCAACAAGATGATTCTTGACGCTGCGAAAGACGCTTCGGTGCTTCATGTAATAGACTTTGGGATCCTCTACGGTTTCCAGTGGCCTATGTTTATACAGAGGATATCTGAGAGCAAGAATGGGCCGAGGAAGCTGAGGATAACCGGTGTGGAGCTTCCTCAAAACGGGTTTCGACCGACGGAGAAACTAGAGGATACGGGTCGGAGACTGAGAGAGTATTGCAAACGGTTTGGTGTTCCGTTTGAATACAATGCGATAGCGTCTAAGAACTGGGAGACAATCCGGTTGGAGGAGTTCAAGATCCGACCTAATGAAGTTCTAGCGGTTAACGCGGTGCTACGGTTCAAGAACCTGCGAGATGTGACTCCAGGGGAAGAGGATTGTCCGAGAGAGGGGTTCTTGAAACTGATCAGAGACATGAAACCTGACGTTTTCGTCAACTCCACGGTTAACGGATCTTTCAACGCTTCCTTCTTCACCACGCGGTTCAAAGAAGCCTTGTTTCATTACACAGCGGTTTTCGACATGTTTGGTTCGACACTGTCCCGGGAGAACCCGGAGAGGATGCATTTCGAGGAGGTGTTTTACGGGAGGGAAGTGATGAATGTGATTGCATGCGAAGGAGTTGATAGGGTGGAGAGACCGGAGACTTACAAGCAGTGGCAAGTGAGGATGATGAGGGCAGGGTTTAAGCAGAAGCCTGTGGAGGCAGAGCTTGTGGAGTCGTTTAGGGTAAAGATGAAGAAGTGGGGTTACCATAAAGACTTTGTTC